One Vespa velutina chromosome 9, iVesVel2.1, whole genome shotgun sequence DNA segment encodes these proteins:
- the LOC124951726 gene encoding uncharacterized protein LOC124951726: MKISLIILASILISCNGLPYKDDTGGDSIVSPYSPINLEKLRKLMKTGNETLGIPVLDPFKLKQFVYQINEDRIVEAHGFLRNLKVNELSTFKVIKADFNLVGVKVNLHLSWDSIKFVTDYTLKGTLMDFLSIYGFGDIKANVKGLDVNMTMSFSIRDDELYVRSFESAIKLKGLDLTITGLFYDEEISRIVSLIVSDMTPQLIDDYQSEITKKFNTFVTNFMNDFLKGLNLMSLTIGNESLKIPVFDPYDRTEETLHVNLSYITADTNLKNLHMTGLSDYQVKEGKFMLIGLQIKVAFHWEEIVTKSEYDINGTAANKYPIYGKGKLVGIIKGLDVTCNLHMRLKKNKLEVSSITSTVNLESLDLKATGLYNDEKRSEEVSKKISEKAPEIIRKYPVQAGIIMSEITLKKVNEIIGNKSLKDLIDIISS, encoded by the exons atgaaaatatcattgataatattagCGTCCATTTTGATTTCCTGTAATGGTTTACCGTACAAAGATGATACGGGAGGGG atTCTATTGTTAGCCCTTATTCTCCAATCAATTTGGAGAAATTAAGGAAGCTTATGAAAACCGGCAATGAGACCCTTGGAATACCAGTTTTGGATCCCTTCAAGTTAAAACAATTTGTTTATCAGATTAACGAGGATCGTATCGTTGA GGCTCACGGATTTCTAAGAAACTTAAAGGTCAACGAATTATCTACATTCAAAGTCATCAAGGCAGACTTCAATTTGGTCGGAGTTAAAGTTAACTTACATCTTTCATGGGATTCGATCAAATTTGTTACCGATTACACCTTGAAAGGGACTTTAATGgactttttatcgatttatggATTCGGCGATATCAA agcAAACGTAAAAGGTTTGGACGTAAACATGACAATGAGTTTTTCTATAAGAGACGACGAATTATATGTACGTAGTTTCGAATCGGCAATCAAACTCAAAGGACTCGAC ctAACAATTACTGGATTATTTTACGACGAAGAAATATCAAGGATAGTTAGCTTAATCGTCTCCGATATGACACCGCAATTGATTGATGATTATCAAAGTGAAATAACCAAAAAATTCAACACTTTCGTTACGAATTTTATGAATGATTTCTTAAAGGGCTTAAATTTGATGAGCCtgac gaTTG GAAATGAATCTCTCAAAATACCTGTGTTCGATCCGTACGATAGAACGGAGGAAACACTTCAcgttaatttatcatatattac TGCtgatacaaatttaaaaaatcttcATATGACCGGTCTATCGGATTATCAGGTCAAAGAGGGTAAATTCATGCTAATAGGATTACAGATTAAAGTAGCATTCCATTGGGAAGAAATCGTTACAAAATCTGAATATGATATTAATGGGACCGCAGCTAACAAATATCCGATTTATGGAAAGGGTAAACTCGT TGGAATAATTAAAGGTTTGGATGTTACTTGCAACTTACACATGCgcttgaaaaaaaacaaattagaaGTATCGAGTATTACATCGACCGTAAATTTGGAATCACTTGAT ttaaaaGCAACTGGACTATATAATGACGAAAAACGTTCGGAAGAAGTAAGTAAAAAGATATCTGAAAAGGCACCggaaattattcgaaaatatccAGTACAAGCAGGAATAATAATGAGCGAAATCACATTGAAAAAAGTCAATGAAATTATAGGTAACAAATCTCTTAAAGATTTGATAGATATCATaagttcttaa